In Pontimonas salivibrio, the sequence GACCGGAGACGTAGTCGCCGTATTCGGCAGTGTCACTAACCGACCAACGCTGCTTGGCGATGCCACCTTCGTGGATGAGGTCCACAATGAGTTTCAACTCGTGGAGTACCTCAAAGTAGGCAATTTCCGGCTGGTAGCCCGCTTCGGTGAGAACTTCGAAACCGTATTGGATGAGCTGCGAGGTTCCACCACACAGCACCGCCTGCTCACCAAAGAGGTCTGTTTCGGTTTCTTCGGTGAAGGTGGTGACAATGCCACCGGCGCGCAAACCGCCCAGGCCCTTGGAGTAGGACCAGGCCAGATCCCAGGCGTTGCCGGTGGCGTCGTTTTCGACCGCCACAATGACAGGAACACCACGACCGGCGACATATTCACGGCGCACGGTGTGACCGGGGCCTTTCGGGGCCACCAAAATGACGTCCACACCGGTGGGGGGTTGGATGTAACCAAAGCGAATGTTGAAGCCGTGGCCAAAGACGAGAGCTTTACCGTCAGCCAGGTTCGGCGCAATGTCCTCTGCATAAAGTCCGCGCTGGTGCTGATCGGGTGCCAACACCACAATCACGTCAGCCCAGGCGGTGGCTTCTGGGGTGGTCATGACCTGGAATCCGGCTTCTTCGGCTTTTTGGGTCGACTTGGATCCTGGCTTGAGGGCGACGACCACCTCAACTCCAGAGTCGCGCAGGTTTTGAGCGTGCGCGTGCCCCTGTGAGCCGTAGCCCACGACGGCTACTTTTTTTCCCTTAATGAGGGACAGGTCGGCGTCTTTGTCGTACTTAATGTCGGTCACAGCCAGATACTCCTTGTTGTGGGGGCCATATTTCTCAGGGGTGGTGGAAGCTTAGTTCTTTCCCAGTCGCTCCGTAATCGACTTTGAGCCTCGGCCAATCGCCAACAGACCCGATTGGGCAATTTCTTTGATGCCGTAAGGCTCAAGGACGCGCAGTAGCGCGTTGATTTTCGCGGTGTCTCCGGTGACTTCGATGACTAAAGCATCAGTCACCACGTCGACCACGCGGGCACGGAAAAGATTGGTGGCTTCCAGGATTTGGGAACGAGTGGAGTTATCGACTCGCACTTTGATCAGCATGTGTTCGCGTTGAACAGAGGCTTCCGGGTCCAGTTCAACAATTTTGATGACGTTGACCAGTTTGTTCAACTGTTTGGTGACCTGTTCCAGCGGTAAACCTTCCACGTCGACCACCACGGTGATCCGGGATAGTCCTTCGATTTCGGTTTTGCCCACCGCGAGGGATTCAATATTGAATCCTCGCCGGGCAAACAGCCCCGCAACGCGGGTGAGCAAACCGGGCTTGTCCTCCACCAGGAGGCTCAACACGTGCTGCACGGATTACTCCTCGTCCCACTGGGGTGCGTGTTCACGGGCGTACTGCACTTGAGAGTTGCCGACTCCCTGGGGAACCATCGGCCACACCATCGAGTCGCGCGAAACGATGAAGTCGAGCACCACGGGGCGGTCGTTGGTTTCCATCGCGAGTTTGATCGCCGGTTCCACTTCTTCTTTCGTGGTCACCCGGATACCCAGTGCCCCGTAGGAGTCAGCGAGTTTCACAAAATCGGGCACCATGGCGGTGTCGTGTCCGGTGTTCAGGTCGGTGTGTGAGTGGCGGCCGTCATAGAACAGTGTTTGCCATTGGCGCACCATTCCGAGGGAAGAGTTGTTAATGATCGCCACTTTGATGGGGATGTTGTTAATGGTGCAGGTGGCCAGTTCCTGATTGGTCATCTGGAAACAGCCGTCGCCGTCGATTGCCCACACCAGGCGATCGGGTTGGGCGACTTTTGCGCCCATCGCCGCGGGAACGGAGTAGCCCATCGTTCCTGCTCCCCCCGAGTTCAACCACGAGCCAGGGCGTTCGTATTTGATGAACTGTGCGGCCCACATTTGGTGTTGGCCGACGCCTGCGGCGTAGACGGCCTCGGGCCCACCCATTTCGCCAATTTTTTGAATCACCCATTGGGGTGAAAGCAGGCCGTCGTCTGGTTCGTCGTAACCCAGTGGGTACTGCTCTTTCAGGGTGTTGAGCCTGGTCCACCAGTCGGAGTAGTCGGGGGTGTGTGTGGCAGCCGCTTCTTCAAACGCGGGCAGCAAATCTTTCAACACGTCTTTGGCGTCACCGACGATGGGGACGTCTGCGTGACGGATTTTGCCAATTTCTGCCGGGTCGATATCGATGTGGACGACTTTTGCCCCGGGGGCAAAGTCGGAAACCTTTCCGGTCACACGGTCATCAAAGCGTGAACCAATAGCAACCAGCAGGTCAGATTCTTGGAAGGACAGCACGGCGGGGACGGTGCCGTGCATTCCGGGCATGCCCAGGTTGAGGGGGTTGGAGTCGGGGAACACGCCTCTGGCCATCAATGTGGTGACCACGGGCGCACCGGTGCGGTTGGCAAAGGCAAGCAGTTCGTCTTGTGCTCCGGCCCGAATACAACCGCCGCCGACATACAACACCGGGCGCTTGGCTTCTGCCAGGAGCTGCGCGGCTGCCTGGATTTGTTTTTGGTTGGCTTTGGTGACCGGGTGGTATCCGGGCAGCTCCAAATCGTCAGGCCACACAAAAGGTGCCGATTTTTGCTGCGCGTCTTTGGTCACGTCGACCAGGACGGGCCCAGGGCGACCCGTGGTGGCAATGTGGACGGCGGCTTTGATCACTCGCGGCACATCTTCTGGTTTCGTCACCAAGAAGGAATGTTTGGT encodes:
- the ilvN gene encoding acetolactate synthase small subunit, whose amino-acid sequence is MQHVLSLLVEDKPGLLTRVAGLFARRGFNIESLAVGKTEIEGLSRITVVVDVEGLPLEQVTKQLNKLVNVIKIVELDPEASVQREHMLIKVRVDNSTRSQILEATNLFRARVVDVVTDALVIEVTGDTAKINALLRVLEPYGIKEIAQSGLLAIGRGSKSITERLGKN
- a CDS encoding acetolactate synthase large subunit, with the translated sequence MTDTATQMDHDAAAANAAVVPDDAPMLTGSGAILKSLELLGIKDVFGLPGGAIMPFYDELMGAADTIRHILVRHEQGAGHAAEGYAASSGRLGVAIATSGPGATNLVTAIADAYMDSVPMLAITGQVFSTSMGTDAFQEVDISGVTMPITKHSFLVTKPEDVPRVIKAAVHIATTGRPGPVLVDVTKDAQQKSAPFVWPDDLELPGYHPVTKANQKQIQAAAQLLAEAKRPVLYVGGGCIRAGAQDELLAFANRTGAPVVTTLMARGVFPDSNPLNLGMPGMHGTVPAVLSFQESDLLVAIGSRFDDRVTGKVSDFAPGAKVVHIDIDPAEIGKIRHADVPIVGDAKDVLKDLLPAFEEAAATHTPDYSDWWTRLNTLKEQYPLGYDEPDDGLLSPQWVIQKIGEMGGPEAVYAAGVGQHQMWAAQFIKYERPGSWLNSGGAGTMGYSVPAAMGAKVAQPDRLVWAIDGDGCFQMTNQELATCTINNIPIKVAIINNSSLGMVRQWQTLFYDGRHSHTDLNTGHDTAMVPDFVKLADSYGALGIRVTTKEEVEPAIKLAMETNDRPVVLDFIVSRDSMVWPMVPQGVGNSQVQYAREHAPQWDEE
- the ilvC gene encoding ketol-acid reductoisomerase, producing MTDIKYDKDADLSLIKGKKVAVVGYGSQGHAHAQNLRDSGVEVVVALKPGSKSTQKAEEAGFQVMTTPEATAWADVIVVLAPDQHQRGLYAEDIAPNLADGKALVFGHGFNIRFGYIQPPTGVDVILVAPKGPGHTVRREYVAGRGVPVIVAVENDATGNAWDLAWSYSKGLGGLRAGGIVTTFTEETETDLFGEQAVLCGGTSQLIQYGFEVLTEAGYQPEIAYFEVLHELKLIVDLIHEGGIAKQRWSVSDTAEYGDYVSGPRVISPEVKESMRGVLADIQSGAFAERFINDQDSGAKEFMDLRHKGETHPIEETGRKLRALFAWKDTDEDYVEGHVAR